A window of Longispora fulva contains these coding sequences:
- the nuoN gene encoding NADH-quinone oxidoreductase subunit NuoN, which yields MLVLFGAACASILVEAAVPRDWRFRVQVPLTLISLIVAGGFLVKLATKYADDDGVIQQGTLTAGKAVAIDGPALFLQGALVVLGIIAVLLISERRLETGGAFVAQAAVTAGSQADRRQAKTGGATEVYAMVLFALAGMLLFCAANDLLTMFVALEVFSLPLYLLCALARRRRLLSQEASLKYFLLGAFASAFFLYGVAMIYGFAGRIDFASIHQAVVTSERSKTLLVIGLAMLAIGLLFKIAAVPFHVWTPDVYQGAPTPVTAFMAACTKVAAFGGLIRVLYVAFERSSWDFRPVLGAVAALTMIIGAVLAVTQTDIKRLLAYSSIANAGYLLTGALAMNSDGLRYTMFYLVAYGFTVLAAFGIITLVRDADGEATHLSRWAGLGRRSPLVAAVFTFLMLAFAGIPLTSGFTAKFGVFAAAVGGNMTWLVIVGVVSSMILAFPYLRVVVLMWLSEAGEDTPTVSIPGMFTSIAVAFGVILTLVLGVVPQAALQLAINAGTFLR from the coding sequence ATGCTGGTCCTGTTCGGGGCGGCGTGCGCGAGCATCCTGGTCGAGGCAGCAGTGCCGCGCGACTGGCGCTTCCGGGTGCAGGTTCCGCTGACGCTGATCTCGCTGATCGTGGCCGGGGGCTTCCTGGTCAAGCTGGCGACGAAGTACGCCGACGACGACGGGGTCATCCAGCAGGGCACGCTCACGGCGGGCAAGGCCGTGGCGATCGACGGCCCGGCGCTGTTCCTGCAGGGCGCGCTCGTCGTGCTCGGCATCATCGCCGTGCTGCTGATCTCCGAGCGCAGGCTGGAGACCGGGGGCGCGTTCGTGGCCCAGGCCGCCGTGACGGCCGGCTCGCAGGCCGACCGCCGGCAGGCCAAGACCGGCGGCGCCACCGAGGTGTACGCCATGGTGCTGTTCGCCCTGGCCGGCATGCTGCTGTTCTGTGCCGCCAACGACCTGCTGACCATGTTCGTGGCGCTCGAGGTGTTCTCGCTGCCGCTGTACCTGCTCTGCGCTCTGGCCCGCCGTCGCCGGCTGCTCAGCCAGGAGGCGTCGCTCAAGTACTTCCTGCTGGGCGCCTTCGCCTCGGCGTTCTTCCTGTACGGCGTCGCCATGATCTACGGTTTCGCCGGCCGGATCGACTTCGCGAGCATCCACCAGGCGGTGGTCACCTCGGAGCGGAGCAAGACGCTGCTGGTGATCGGCCTGGCGATGCTGGCCATCGGGCTGCTGTTCAAGATCGCGGCTGTCCCGTTCCACGTGTGGACCCCGGACGTCTACCAGGGCGCCCCGACCCCGGTCACCGCCTTCATGGCCGCGTGCACCAAGGTCGCGGCGTTCGGTGGCCTGATCCGGGTGCTGTACGTGGCGTTCGAGCGGTCGAGCTGGGACTTCCGGCCCGTCCTCGGCGCGGTCGCGGCCCTCACCATGATCATCGGTGCGGTGCTCGCGGTCACCCAGACGGACATCAAGCGCCTGCTGGCCTACTCCTCGATCGCCAACGCCGGTTACCTGCTGACCGGCGCGCTGGCGATGAACTCGGACGGCCTGCGGTACACGATGTTCTACCTGGTCGCCTACGGCTTCACCGTGCTCGCCGCGTTCGGGATCATCACCCTGGTCCGCGACGCCGACGGCGAGGCCACCCACCTGTCCCGGTGGGCCGGGCTGGGCCGGCGCTCGCCGCTGGTCGCCGCGGTGTTCACGTTCCTGATGCTCGCGTTCGCCGGTATCCCCCTGACCAGCGGTTTCACCGCCAAGTTCGGGGTCTTCGCGGCGGCCGTCGGCGGGAACATGACCTGGCTGGTGATCGTCGGCGTGGTCAGCAGCATGATCCTCGCGTTCCCGTACCTGCGGGTCGTCGTGCTCATGTGGCTGTCCGAAGCGGGCGAGGACACCCCGACCGTATCCATTCCGGGCATGTTCACCTCGATCGCCGTCGCGTTCGGTGTGATCCTGACCCTCGTACTCGGCGTGGTCCCGCAGGCGGCTCTCCAGCTCGCCATCAACGC